A genomic segment from Glycine max cultivar Williams 82 chromosome 1, Glycine_max_v4.0, whole genome shotgun sequence encodes:
- the LOC100527302 gene encoding uncharacterized protein isoform X1, with protein sequence MAGPGKCFLVTGPPGVGKTTLIMKVFESLKVNPSLKLQGFYTRNHLFIFLFLPSPSHIYNVIFITTKWLVGFVGEIRRAGQRVGFEVVTLDGRTAPLASIDISTPESLRWPNVGKYKVDVASFESLALPELQVKEDTDLFIIDEVGKMELFSSSFFPAVLRVLESNIPVLASIPVPKFGRDIPEVARLRNHAGATCFTLSVSNRDAVREQIRSQLEDMLTKH encoded by the exons GGTGTGGGAAAAACCACTCTTATTATGAAAGTATTCGAGTCCCTCAAAGTCAATCCATCCCTCAAGCTTCAGGGCTTCTACACTCGTAACCAtctcttcatcttcctcttccttccTTCACCATCTCACATATATAATGTAATATTCATTACTACAAAATGGTTGGTTGGTTTTGTAGGGGAAATTAGGCGCGCCGGCCAGAGGGTTGGTTTTGAAGTGGTCACACTCGACGGTCGCACTGCCCCACTTGCTTCCATCGACATTTCAAC CCCCGAGTCTCTCAGATGGCCTAATGTTGGCAAGTATAAAGTTGATGTTGCTTCCTTCGAGTCACTAGCACTTCCCGAGTTACAG GTTAAAGAAGACACTGATCTCTTCATCATTGACGAAGTTGGTAAGATGGAGTTGTTCAGTTCCTCATTCTTCCCTGCAGTTCTAAGAGTTTTGGAGTCAAATATCCCAGTTTTGGCTTCCATTCCAGTTCCAAAATTCGGCAGAGACATACCTGAAG TTGCAAGGTTGCGGAATCATGCAGGGGCAACTTGTTTTACATTGAGCGTTAGTAACAGAGATGCTGTTAGAGAACAGATACGCTCACAATTGGAAGATATGCTGACAAAACACTAG
- the LOC102666981 gene encoding uncharacterized protein, translating to MNEDQWMYDTIMSGEVDMDDQNEQECGVNKPQVDCSDAFNTSQVFDNRDDILQWARSVAHENGFVAVIIRSNTNTSSRGKTLFVLIDCEKSGEYRCRNKEFVRRNTETMKCGCPFKFRGKLVVERQGWMMKLMCGIHNHEHT from the exons atgaacgaagatcaatggatgtaTGACACTATAATGTCTGGAGAAGTTGATATGGATGATCAAAATGAacaagaatgtggtgtgaataAACCACAAGTTGATTGTTCGGAtgcgttcaatacttctcag gtgTTTGACAACCGAGATGATATTTTGCAGTGGGCTCGATCTGTTGCTCATGAAAACGGATTTGTGGCGGTCATTATAAGGTCTAACACAAACACTAGTAGTAGAGGAAAGACTTTGTTTGTATTAATTGACTGTGAAAAAAGTGGTGAGTATAGGTGTAGGAAtaaagaatttgttagaagaaATACTGAGACTatgaaatgtgggtgtcccttcaagTTTCGTGGCAAACTAGTGGTTGAAAGGCAAGGTTGGATGATGAAGTTGATGtgtgggattcataatcatgaacaTACCTGA
- the LOC100790150 gene encoding uncharacterized protein, with protein MLVSLYVMLDFVLDFWTLLAASTGRKGMPSQEELVRGPVIHKEKKKAFQGLFSSVIKDFTSSKEKHVPLMEKEDPKESIWKLSAVFSHANFVCNDNVDKLTMDENQLELNIDDIGPEDHGEKRKEQTILGFLNKNKLPGTFQSLKGLL; from the exons ATGTTAGTCTCATTATACGTAATGCTTGACTTTGTTTTAGACTTTTGGACTCTGTTAGCTGCATCTACAGGAAGGAAAGGGATGCCATCACAAGAAGAGCTTGTTCGTGGCCCTGTAATCcataaggaaaagaaaaag GCATTCCAGGGTCTATTCAGCTCCGTCATCAAAGATTTTACTAGCAGTAAAGAAAAGCATGTGCCCCTTATGGAAAAAGAAGATCCCAAAGAAAGTATATGGAAACTCTCAGCAGTATTCTCACATGCAAACTTTGTATGTAATGATAATGTTGATAAGCTGACAATGGATGAAAATCAGCTTGAATTAAACATAG ATGACATTGGCCCAGAGGATCATGGAGAAAAACGCAAAGAACAAACCATATTGGGATTCCTTAATAAGAATAAATTGCCCGGCACATTTCAGTCTTTGAAAGGTTTGTTGTGA
- the LOC100527302 gene encoding uncharacterized protein LOC100527302, giving the protein MAGPGKCFLVTGPPGVGKTTLIMKVFESLKVNPSLKLQGFYTREIRRAGQRVGFEVVTLDGRTAPLASIDISTPESLRWPNVGKYKVDVASFESLALPELQVKEDTDLFIIDEVGKMELFSSSFFPAVLRVLESNIPVLASIPVPKFGRDIPEVARLRNHAGATCFTLSVSNRDAVREQIRSQLEDMLTKH; this is encoded by the exons GGTGTGGGAAAAACCACTCTTATTATGAAAGTATTCGAGTCCCTCAAAGTCAATCCATCCCTCAAGCTTCAGGGCTTCTACACTC GGGAAATTAGGCGCGCCGGCCAGAGGGTTGGTTTTGAAGTGGTCACACTCGACGGTCGCACTGCCCCACTTGCTTCCATCGACATTTCAAC CCCCGAGTCTCTCAGATGGCCTAATGTTGGCAAGTATAAAGTTGATGTTGCTTCCTTCGAGTCACTAGCACTTCCCGAGTTACAG GTTAAAGAAGACACTGATCTCTTCATCATTGACGAAGTTGGTAAGATGGAGTTGTTCAGTTCCTCATTCTTCCCTGCAGTTCTAAGAGTTTTGGAGTCAAATATCCCAGTTTTGGCTTCCATTCCAGTTCCAAAATTCGGCAGAGACATACCTGAAG TTGCAAGGTTGCGGAATCATGCAGGGGCAACTTGTTTTACATTGAGCGTTAGTAACAGAGATGCTGTTAGAGAACAGATACGCTCACAATTGGAAGATATGCTGACAAAACACTAG
- the LOC100527302 gene encoding uncharacterized protein isoform X2 yields the protein MAGPGKCFLVTGPPGVGKTTLIMKVFESLKVNPSLKLQGFYTREIRRAGQRVGFEVVTLDGRTAPLASIDISTPESLRWPNVGKYKVDVASFESLALPELQVKEDTDLFIIDEVGKMELFSSSFFPAVLRVLESNIPVLASIPVPKFGRDIPEGLNLPQDLSSKIC from the exons GGTGTGGGAAAAACCACTCTTATTATGAAAGTATTCGAGTCCCTCAAAGTCAATCCATCCCTCAAGCTTCAGGGCTTCTACACTC GGGAAATTAGGCGCGCCGGCCAGAGGGTTGGTTTTGAAGTGGTCACACTCGACGGTCGCACTGCCCCACTTGCTTCCATCGACATTTCAAC CCCCGAGTCTCTCAGATGGCCTAATGTTGGCAAGTATAAAGTTGATGTTGCTTCCTTCGAGTCACTAGCACTTCCCGAGTTACAG GTTAAAGAAGACACTGATCTCTTCATCATTGACGAAGTTGGTAAGATGGAGTTGTTCAGTTCCTCATTCTTCCCTGCAGTTCTAAGAGTTTTGGAGTCAAATATCCCAGTTTTGGCTTCCATTCCAGTTCCAAAATTCGGCAGAGACATACCTGAAG GACTAAATCTGCCACAAGACCTGAGCTCAAAGATCTGTTGA